In a single window of the Mauremys reevesii isolate NIE-2019 linkage group 3, ASM1616193v1, whole genome shotgun sequence genome:
- the OLIG3 gene encoding oligodendrocyte transcription factor 3, translating into MNSDSSSVSSRASSPDMDEMYLRDHHHHHHHHHHQDNRLNSVSSTQGDLVQKMSGEGLSRNGSKAGGEGSKYKIKKQLSEQDLQQLRLKINGRERKRMHDLNLAMDGLREVMPYAHGPSVRKLSKIATLLLARNYILMLTSSLEEMKRLVGEIYGGHHSAFHCGTVGHSGGHPAHAASTVHQVHPILGSALSSANTSSPLSASLPGIGTIRPPHSLLKTPSAPPALQLGSGFQHWSGLPCPCTICQMPPPPHLSALTTANVSRLSAESKDLLK; encoded by the coding sequence ATGAATTCTGACTCCAGCTCTGTCTCCAGCAGAGCTTCCTCGCCAGACATGGATGAGATGTACCTGAGAgatcaccatcaccaccaccaccaccaccaccatcaggaCAACCGGCTCAACTCGGTCTCCTCCACTCAGGGCGACCTGGTGCAGAAGATGTCCGGGGAAGGCCTTTCCAGAAACGGctccaaggcaggaggggaaggcAGCAAGTACAAAATCAAGAAGCAGCTCTCGGAGCAGGacctgcagcagctcaggctgaAGATCAACGGGCGGGAGCGCAAAAGGATGCACGACCTGAACCTGGCCATGGATGGGCTGAGGGAGGTGATGCCCTACGCTCATGGACCTTCCGTGAGGAAACTCTCCAAAATTGCTACCCTCCTGCTGGCCAGAAACTACATCCTGATGCTCACCAGCTCCCTGGAGGAGATGAAGAGGCTGGTGGGTGAAATCTATGGAGGACACCACTCCGCCTTTCACTGCGGGACAGTGGGACACTCAGGCGGGCACCCGGCCCACGCAGCTAGCACGGTCCACCAGGTCCACCCCATCCTTGGCAGTGCCTTGTCTTCAGCCAACACCTCCTCCCCGCTGTCCGCCTCCCTACCAGGGATTGGCACGATCAGGCCCCCTCACTCTTTACTCAAGACTCCTTCTGCTCCTCCGGCCCTCCAGCTTGGCAGTGGCTTCCAGCACTGGTCAGGTTTGCCTTGCCCTTGCACTATCTGTCAAATGCCTCCTCCGCCACACCTGTCTGCCCTCACCACAGCCAACGTGAGCAGGCTCTCAGCAGAATCCAAGGACTTACTGAAGTGA